One window of the Triticum dicoccoides isolate Atlit2015 ecotype Zavitan chromosome 3B, WEW_v2.0, whole genome shotgun sequence genome contains the following:
- the LOC119279730 gene encoding uncharacterized protein LOC119279730: MDSRRNKIIKIISQEQEEDEPFFLLVPALYASLYEEKHPVHASSLSGATKVKEILEGNESWSRVEFRMEPEIFNSIVDYLRRENLLKGTSRVAIEEQLAMFMYMISHNASNQDLQKYFQHSAETIHRKINRIFDLIPTLAQRFIKIPSSLQPHPKIVSNNRYWPYFQNCIGVIDGTHIPITIAEDKPPPHLGIGKEPSHRM; the protein is encoded by the exons ATGGATTCTAGGAGAAATAAAATTATTAAGATTATCtcgcaagaacaagaagaagatgaaCCATTTTTCCTTTTGGTTCCCGCTTTATATGCTTCCCTTTATGAGGAAAAGCATCCAGTTCACGCATCATCTTTATCCGGGGCTACAAAGGTTAAGGAAATATTAGAAGGAAACGAGAGTTGGTCTAGGGTTGAGTTTCGGATGGAACCTGAGATTTTCAATTCTATCGTGGATTACCTTAGAAGAGAGAATCTATTGAAGGGCACGTCGCGTGTTGCTATCGAGGAGCAGTTGGCAATGTTCATGTACATGATTTCGCACAATGCTAGTAATCAAGATCTacaaaaatacttccaacacaGCGCAGAAACAATTCATAGGAAGATAAACAGGATTTTTGActtaattccaactctagcccaaagATTTATAAAGATTCCAAGTTCACTCCAGCCCCACCCGAAGATTGTTTCAAACAACCGTTATTGGCCTTATTTCCAG AACTGCATTGGTGTTATAGATGGAACACATATCCCCATCACTATTGCTGAAGATAAGCCCCCCCCCCATTTAGGAATAGGAAAGGAACCCTCTCACAGAATGTGA